The Eleutherodactylus coqui strain aEleCoq1 chromosome 13, aEleCoq1.hap1, whole genome shotgun sequence genome includes a window with the following:
- the FDXR gene encoding NADPH:adrenodoxin oxidoreductase, mitochondrial isoform X2 gives MAPRCSWMWRLPRCPLLGRNLSTTRRLGAGRSLSSKSPTPQICVVGSGPAGFYTAQHLLKHHSEAIVDIYEKLPVPFGLVRFGVAPDHPEVKNVINTFTQTARSERCNFLGNVTVGRDVTVEELQRAYHAIVLSYGAEDKKELGIPGEKLPGVYSARDFVGWYNGLPDNRYLSPDLSSETAVILGQGNVALDIARMLLSPLELLEKTDVAQPALEALSQSRVKKVWLVGRRGPLQVAFTIKELREMINLPGTRPIYDPSDFQGLGDILKDLPRPRKRLTELLVKSALEEPGEKEAVRRAQCTREWGLRFFRSPIAVLPSEDGKRASGVRLSVTRLEGSGESAVSVPTGETEDMPCGLIFSSIGYRSVPISPGVPFLPRQGIIPNSMGRVLGAPGLYCSGWVKRGPTGVITTTMTDSFDTAQSLLEDLKSGALNLSNSRPGASAIRELLLLRGVDPVSFSDWEKIDAVETAQGLKVGKPREKILNTEEMLQLVSR, from the exons ATGGCTCCTCGGTGTAGCTGGATGTGGCGGCTCCCTCGCTGTCCTCTGCTCGGAAGGAATCTTTCCACCACGAGACGTCTGG GTGCAGGACGAAGTCTTTCTTCCAAGTCCCCGACGCCGCAGATCTGCGTGGTTGGCAGCGGCCCGGCCGGGTTCTACACCGCCCAGCACCTGCTGAAG CACCACTCAGAAGCCATTGTGGATATTTATGAGAAATTGCCTGTTCCCTTCGGCTTGGTCCGCTTTGGCGTGGCACCGGATCATCCAGAAGTGAAA AACGTTATTAACACTTTCACACAAACTGCCCGCTCTGAGCGCTGCAACTTCCTAGGAAATGTGACAGTCGGAAGAGATGTAACCGTTGAGGAACTGCAACGAGCCTATCATGCCATAGTGTTG AGCTATGGAGCGGAAGATAAGAAGGAACTAGGGATACCTGGAGAGAAGCTTCCCGGGGTATATTCAGCCAGAGACTTTGTGGGCTGGTATAATGGACTCCCAGATAATAGATAT TTATCCCCAGACCTGAGCAGCGAGACAGCTGTAATCTTAGGACAAGGAAATGTAGCACTGGACATTGCAAGAATGCTGCTCTCCCCTCTTGAGCTGTTGGAG AAAACCGACGTTGCACAGCCTGCTCTTGAAGCCCTATCTCAGAGTCGTGTCAAGAAAGTCTGGTTAGTTGGACGCCGTGGACCCTTGCAAGTGGCATTTACAATAAAG GAATTGCGAGAGATGATTAACCTTCCAGGAACTCGCCCCATCTATGACCCTTCAGATTTCCAAGGCCTGGGGGACATTTTAAAAG ACCTCCCTCGGCCAAGGAAACGACTCACAGAACTGCTAGTAAAGTCAGCACTGGAGGAACCAGGAGAGAAAGAGGCTGTCCGTAGGGCCCAGTGTACTAGAGAATGGGGTCTGCGGTTCTTCCGCAGCCCTATAGCAGTGCTTCCCAGCGAGGATGGAAAACGAGCGTCCGGGGTCCGACTATCAGTCACTCGACTAGAG GGGTCTGGGGAGAGTGCCGTATCCGTTCCTACAGGTGAAACAGAGGATATGCCTTGTGGCCTTATCTTCAGCAGCATTGGGTATAGAAGTGTCCCTATCTCTCCAGGCGTGCCTTTCCTGCCCAGGCAGGGTATCATTCCCAACAGTATGGGCAGAGTGCTGGGCGCTCCAG GACTGTATTGCAGCGGCTGGGTGAAGAGAGGTCCCACTGGTGTCATCACAACTACAATGACAGACAGTTTTGACACAGCTCAGTCTCTGTTGGAGGATCTAAAATCTGGGGCATTGAACCTATCAAATTCTCGACCAGGAGCCTCAGCAATAAGAGAACTTCTCCTTCTCAGAG GAGTTGATCCTGTCTCATTCTCCGACTGGGAAAAGATAGATGCGGTGGAGACGGCACAAGGTTTGAAGGTGGGAAAACCCCGAGAAAAGATCCTAAACACAGAAGAGATGCTGCAGTTAGTTTCTCGATGA
- the FDXR gene encoding NADPH:adrenodoxin oxidoreductase, mitochondrial isoform X1 — MAPRCSWMWRLPRCPLLGRNLSTTRRLGAGRSLSSKSPTPQICVVGSGPAGFYTAQHLLKHHSEAIVDIYEKLPVPFGLVRFGVAPDHPEVKNVINTFTQTARSERCNFLGNVTVGRDVTVEELQRAYHAIVLSYGAEDKKELGIPGEKLPGVYSARDFVGWYNGLPDNRYLSPDLSSETAVILGQGNVALDIARMLLSPLELLEKTDVAQPALEALSQSRVKKVWLVGRRGPLQVAFTIKELREMINLPGTRPIYDPSDFQGLGDILKDLPRPRKRLTELLVKSALEEPGEKEAVRRAQCTREWGLRFFRSPIAVLPSEDGKRASGVRLSVTRLEGSGESAVSVPTGETEDMPCGLIFSSIGYRSVPISPGVPFLPRQGIIPNSMGRVLGAPAGLYCSGWVKRGPTGVITTTMTDSFDTAQSLLEDLKSGALNLSNSRPGASAIRELLLLRGVDPVSFSDWEKIDAVETAQGLKVGKPREKILNTEEMLQLVSR, encoded by the exons ATGGCTCCTCGGTGTAGCTGGATGTGGCGGCTCCCTCGCTGTCCTCTGCTCGGAAGGAATCTTTCCACCACGAGACGTCTGG GTGCAGGACGAAGTCTTTCTTCCAAGTCCCCGACGCCGCAGATCTGCGTGGTTGGCAGCGGCCCGGCCGGGTTCTACACCGCCCAGCACCTGCTGAAG CACCACTCAGAAGCCATTGTGGATATTTATGAGAAATTGCCTGTTCCCTTCGGCTTGGTCCGCTTTGGCGTGGCACCGGATCATCCAGAAGTGAAA AACGTTATTAACACTTTCACACAAACTGCCCGCTCTGAGCGCTGCAACTTCCTAGGAAATGTGACAGTCGGAAGAGATGTAACCGTTGAGGAACTGCAACGAGCCTATCATGCCATAGTGTTG AGCTATGGAGCGGAAGATAAGAAGGAACTAGGGATACCTGGAGAGAAGCTTCCCGGGGTATATTCAGCCAGAGACTTTGTGGGCTGGTATAATGGACTCCCAGATAATAGATAT TTATCCCCAGACCTGAGCAGCGAGACAGCTGTAATCTTAGGACAAGGAAATGTAGCACTGGACATTGCAAGAATGCTGCTCTCCCCTCTTGAGCTGTTGGAG AAAACCGACGTTGCACAGCCTGCTCTTGAAGCCCTATCTCAGAGTCGTGTCAAGAAAGTCTGGTTAGTTGGACGCCGTGGACCCTTGCAAGTGGCATTTACAATAAAG GAATTGCGAGAGATGATTAACCTTCCAGGAACTCGCCCCATCTATGACCCTTCAGATTTCCAAGGCCTGGGGGACATTTTAAAAG ACCTCCCTCGGCCAAGGAAACGACTCACAGAACTGCTAGTAAAGTCAGCACTGGAGGAACCAGGAGAGAAAGAGGCTGTCCGTAGGGCCCAGTGTACTAGAGAATGGGGTCTGCGGTTCTTCCGCAGCCCTATAGCAGTGCTTCCCAGCGAGGATGGAAAACGAGCGTCCGGGGTCCGACTATCAGTCACTCGACTAGAG GGGTCTGGGGAGAGTGCCGTATCCGTTCCTACAGGTGAAACAGAGGATATGCCTTGTGGCCTTATCTTCAGCAGCATTGGGTATAGAAGTGTCCCTATCTCTCCAGGCGTGCCTTTCCTGCCCAGGCAGGGTATCATTCCCAACAGTATGGGCAGAGTGCTGGGCGCTCCAG CAGGACTGTATTGCAGCGGCTGGGTGAAGAGAGGTCCCACTGGTGTCATCACAACTACAATGACAGACAGTTTTGACACAGCTCAGTCTCTGTTGGAGGATCTAAAATCTGGGGCATTGAACCTATCAAATTCTCGACCAGGAGCCTCAGCAATAAGAGAACTTCTCCTTCTCAGAG GAGTTGATCCTGTCTCATTCTCCGACTGGGAAAAGATAGATGCGGTGGAGACGGCACAAGGTTTGAAGGTGGGAAAACCCCGAGAAAAGATCCTAAACACAGAAGAGATGCTGCAGTTAGTTTCTCGATGA